tactcaataccacggactatgacaccaaaatactcagtctcctgacagacaccgctacatatgagaaactcaagcgagaccccaccagctcatacaagaagaaggtggtagacttactacagaaactggaaaaggataaagccattgacagaccacaatactaccgtctatatccaggagaaaccatcccttgcatttatggattgcccaagatccacaaaccagggacccctctcagacccatagtaagcagcatcaattctgtaacctacaacatttccaaatacttggcctccatcttgtcgcccatggttggcaacaccccacaccacatcaaaaactcccaagactttgctcaaaaagtcgttggactcacactacttccagaagagactatggtatcttatgatgtcacgtcactcttcacgtgcatccccaccgccagcgccatagacaccatccacaagcaccttctattggacaagaatcttacagaaagaacaaccttaacaccggcccaaatctgcaccatgctggacctgtgtttgaacaccacctatttccaatacagagaaggcttctacaggcagaaacatggctgtgccatgggctcaccagtatcccctatagttgccaatctatacatggagaaggtggaatcccaggccctgacatccttcacaggaactgcgccaagccactggttcaggtatgtggatgacacctgggtcaaaattcaaatacaagaattggaagcgttctccgatcacctcaacaaaacagacgagcatgtaaaattcacccgggaagaggtaaaaggaaacagtctggcctttctggactgcgcagtcaagatcactgaggacagaaatctcaccatcgaagtctacagaaaacctacacacaccgaccagtacctccagtttgactctcaccacccactggaacacaagttgggagtgatcagaactctccaacaccgggccagagaaatacccaccacatcccaaggcagaaagaaggaacaggaccacattaagacagctctcaaaacatgtggctacccagactgggccttcaccaaaacctcaagaaagcgagacctcagcaaaggagaggaggagagaaacaaacgccgcagcgtttccatcccctacctgtctggagtctcggagaagtttaggaggatcctccagaaacacgacataccggttcatttcaaacccagcaacactctcagacagaggttagtacacccaaaggacaagacaccaagacccaaacaaagtaatgttgtttatgctgtacagtgccaggagaaatgcaaggaactgtacattggggaaaccaaacaacctctacacagaagaatggcacaacacagacgtgccacctcttcgggtcaggactcagcagtccacttacacttaaaggagagtgggcactccttcgaggacagccaagtacggatactggccagagaagaccgctggttcgaaaggggggtcaaggaagctatccatgttaaattggagaaacatccttaaacagaggtggtggcctgaggcacttcctatcacccacatacaatgcagtcctccactccttccaacagcaaaacaaacattcacaccattccaggagacccagtgactcatcaccatgtgagccagcagacaaaggggagacacctcaactgaaactaggtgaacgatcctaccaacgaccctgctaacgactctcaggtgaccacccagatcattagcatgcaaatggtccacaggggctatatattttcaagctctctccccagcgatttcagaactgaagaagccttctggatagaaggcgaaacgtcttcaagagaagaaacccagtccagttgacagagaaaactaccttggaattttttaaagacatttcaaaGACAAAATACTGCTGTTGAAAGTAGTCGTCGTGACACTCGCACTTATGTTGCTTCGAGCTTAGAATCAAACGCAGcacaatttatttttatatctcCCGGCCTCATTTCCGGAAGGGGGCGGGGGAATCCTCCGGAGTGACGTCATGGTCGCCGAATAGCGAGAGGCGGGTGTGAAGGATCTCAGCGCGTGAGCACCATGAAACATGGACGAGGAGCTCGCTGAAAGTTGGGAAGAAGCTGCGGATAGTGGGGTAAACAGTACACGGAGTGCCAGAACTTCATTTAAGCACGTTATAGACGCTCTACGTGCCGGTTTTTAACACTTTCTGGAGTGCCTTGCGTGTCATTGACTCCCACGGGCCAGCACCGGAGCTAATGCTAGCGCTAGCCTCAAACACTTGATGAGCTAACGTCAACTAGCCTGTTAACATGGTTTTAGTCAGCTTACCAACTAAGCCGTTTGCCATTTGTAGTAGTTCATACACGATGAGTGTGCATGACCGGGAAACGTAAGTCGATTCACGCGTTGAACCAAAATAGAATGGTTTAGGTGAATCGAAAGCACTTAGCAAGAACCCGAGTTCCTGATTGGAAATGCTTAGGTTGGAGTTAAAGCTATGCTAGCAGTACATAACTGTTAGCTGGCATGGGAATGGTCAATTGTGCGTTTAAGAAACAAATGGTTGTCATTTCAGGTACAAACTATGACCAATGTAGTTTCAGTATTTCATTAAAGTACACTTAAGTGAGCTATTCAAGGGAGGATAACTGATAGCGTAGCAGTACAGTAAATATAAGACCTGGACCGTTCTGGAAGACATGTAATCTCATCCAGGTTTACTCAGTTCTGACTGGTTTAGTGGGAGTTTAAACTGTCCGGTAAACCTTTGTGGATTAATATGACCTGAATGAAAAAGAGCCTACATGATCATAAGTATGTGATCGAGCCTCGCTAGTATGTGTCTGGATTATCTTAATAAATCATTCAGTTTATATTCTGGGTGTAAACAAATTACCTTTTTATCATATAGTAGCATGTTGCTAACTGCCATCTCTCATTAGCTTAGTTCCGGTTCTTTGGCCACGTTTAACTCACTCTTGCTTAACTAGCAAGACCTGATCAACACGTTGTTTCTTGAGATTTATATGTTTGGTTTGTCGAATCCACAGGGTAGATGTGGatcttttttttacaatagCGATTTGCCCCAGTACCATCAGTCTGTTCATGTTAGGAGGCTGAGCACACACTCTGTTATGACTTGGCAGCTGTCCTGCACATGTATAAATAGCTTGTAATTGaatcctgttctccatcctctCTTCAACTTGCATATTGCCTAAAGCATCTTATATTACAGTTTTCCCTGTCTGAAGACGGCGATGATGAGTACTTACTTAAATTTACttttggtcccccccccccacacacacaggaaatggaaaaacgGTTGGAAGAGAAGTTAAGGATCAGCCAAAAAGAAAAGTAAGGCCTCAACAGGTAGTATAAATGTGGCTTTACTTTTGTTTATAAAAGTAATCTAGGTTTAAGAATATGCCTCCGCCTATTGCTAAGTGTGTAGCTCATAGCATTATTACAGACCAGGCAGTCTTAAGGATGTGCATGTTGAGAGATCAATCATAtaaactgcttttaaaaccGAAAATAACATCTCAGGTTAGTCATGAATCTGTTCATCTCCGATAAATTAGGAATCTAAAGCTGTATCGTCGTTGCTGCTGCTAGCAAGATTTTCCTAAATGGTGATCTTGTGTTTCCGTTGGTCTGTTTTTAGAGATTCTCTCCACAATTCTTCAGCTTCTCCACTGAAAACAGCCATGGTGATCCAGGACGACTCGctcccagcagcacctccacCCAAGATCCGCATTTTAAAGCGCCCTGCAAGTAACGGGTCGCTTGGTTCCCCCTTGAGTCAGAACAGACCGACGCCACAGGTCAAGTCTCTGGCCCAGCGTGAGGCAGAGTACGCCGAGGCGAGGAAGAGGATACTGGGAAGTGCCTGTCCAGAGGAGACGCCCCAGGATAAGGCCAACAGTGACAGGTAACATTCCAGCGTTTCACATTTAAAGGATTTAGCCGATTATAAGTAGGATTATAACGTTAGCTTATAACTTAGTAGTTCAGTTGCAATTGGTCACTGCTGGTGATGTGtaaaatgttttggtttttggtcTTAAAGTTCCAAAgaacaaaaatgcaaaattgTTCTCATTATTTATTCACACAATTCTTTAGATTCAGTAAAGATTCTAAACTTTGACAGTGATGATGGTGTCATCATTCACCATGATTGGTTAGTTGGTCATTTTGATCTTGTTCTTAGTCataaaagttttattttgaCCTCTTTGACATGAAGCACCTAAGAATCTTGGCATCTTCCTATATCTCCTTGGACTCCGCTGACAGCCGGACAGCTGTGAAATGCCAATAATTCTAATTCTAGTCTTAAAGAAGGAACAGAGCACACATGAACACGTAAATGCTCCTCAATCAACCGTCCCAATACTTTTCTTTGGagaaataaaagtttaaaagtaGTCCAACCAACAAATTTGGGGATTTCTACCTCCTCTGATTGCTTTTGTCTTCCATCTTGTTGCCAGGTCAGCGCGCAATAACTCGTCGTTGCCTTCGGAGGACGCACGATCAAACAATCACCACGTCAGGCAGCCAGACGGCTCCCAGGGCATCCGACAGCACAGATAGGACGGGTCCCTGCCCCTGAGAAGAGAGATCCCACTCCACCTCAGCACGGGCAGCAGCGCATCCTTTAGACTGTTCCCCatcagtgtttttcttcccaGCAAGCCGCACTGCGCCACCAACGAGCGAAGAACTGAAGGGgtagggggcgggggggggggtgtccacaTGGGAAAGCGCGCTCTTCTCTTATACCACCCCGAGTCGGTTGACACTGTGATCGTGGACGTCTTCTGCTCTCACTGTGACGATCCCTTTAAGAAACAGCCCTCggctccacctctgtcctccgcCTCTGTCCTCCGCCGGACCCCCGCCGCTTCGTCTCAGGACCCCGACACAGAGACTTTAATAAAGggtgatggagagaagaggcGGAGGCGGATGGAGCTGGTAACAGCCGCTTCCTCAGCAATAACCCCAGACGCCTCTTTAACACCCTGTTGGATATTTTATTTGATGTCGTCCGACACCGCTTTTATCCGTCTTTCCTCCTCTACATTTAGAGTACCGAATGACACCACCAGGATCCCGTTCCTTTACTATTTAatgagatgggtttttttttttttttttttaagaaataaaCATATCTATTTTTATGAGAATCTTTTTATGATATCAACCTGTGTTGATGCAAAGGTCTGAAAAGGACGCTGCTGGGCTCCACACGCGCGTCACCGGTCAGGGTTGCCCAACAGCTGGCGGCACTCCAGCGTGCAAGTTTCCATCTGTGGCGAGTCCTCtgcctccctgccccccccacccccactggcACTTCACATCCTCAGCAGTCTTcctgagttttcttttttatttaaaagcaaagccaaaaaggacattttaaaaGACTGGGTTTTAAATCCATTCTACTCCGCCTTGTGTACAGACGGCAGCGACGTCTGCGTagtatttaaataaagaaaagctaATTGTAATCTGAGGAACACAGATTAAAGGTGTTTGCCAAGTGTCGGGCAGAGGAACGACGCGTCGGCGTGTCCTCGCTGTTCGGAGGAACTCGGGTGAAGAATTGAACCAAGATTGTATTTTTCCAGACAGAAAGTGTCCACATTGAAGCCTGGGTtggcactttttcactgctgCAGGAGGCAAGTCCTTATGTTCTGTCCAGCGGctgatgcctttttttttggGATCTGGATCTGAAAAATCGAGATCCCATCGTGTGTCTCGGCTGTTTTTATGTCCATGCTCTGTTCGGAGATTTTAAGCCATAGTCTGCAGCGCACGTCATTCTTCTAACGGTTGATTACAGCTTGTGCCTCCTTTTAtccctgttttttgtttttaaattccaCTGCTGTAGTTCAGGATCCTTCCCACCTCTGTACAAGGAAGAGATTTTAGTTCAGGATATAAACAAAACAGTCTCATTTTAGGGGGAAAGAATGCCTGTAAATATGGATTTAATAAATTGATTTCCAAAAATGCTAACTTATGCTGGGTGTGATCCTTGATTTTTGTGGtcaaaaggaaatattttagAATGAGTACTTtcagaacacatttaaaaatgactttattgACACAAAGACTTAAATTAAGAGTCGGTGCGGCTCGGAGTCCTGCAGGGGGGAGCAGACGCTAGCTGACGTGGATGACGCTGTGACTGGAGGACGGGTCGGCTGAGCGGAGGCCACAACGGGGAGTTGAGCAGAGAGTCGTTCAAGCGTTTGTATCGTTTCTTTGAAGGACGCCTCCTCAGCCGCAGGCAGTTCAGCATTCCCAGGTCGATCATCGCCTGGAAGAGCACAAAATGGTGTTTTTCAGCATCAAACGCCCTCGAGCGGCCCTCCAAAGTCCTGCCATCCACACCTCTGACCTTCGACGCCCtgacaaacatttcatttcggGTTTTGTCAAGTCATCTTTCCCCCACTGCATGATTCTGTAATGTTCAAGCTTGAGAAGGTGTCAAGTTTCTTTAAGATTTGTTATCTTGCTAATAAAGTGGCGTGATTAAAGGGTGCGATCAATCAGAACCACATCCCATAAAGCCTGGTGAACACAAAGAGGTACCCTTGTTACTATAGCGCGTACGCATGACGCGTGAGGATAACAGATCCCGACTCACCTCAATGACGAAACACAAGAAGAAGTTGAGTGCAGCCAAAGCGACGAGAAGAAATTTGAACTGCACGTCCGGGAAGTTGTAAAGTTTGAGCGTTTCGGTGAGGAACTCCCCAGGATAGATCACCAACCACGTCATCACGGCgaagaggagcagcaccagACAGAGGAACATCCCTACAGAGAagcaaaaaaaatccaaacgCGTTAATGTTGATGCCAACCAAGCTTAATTCCTGGGTCGCTTCCCGCGTCGCTCACGGTTGTAGTAGAGGGGTTTCTTGTGAGGGTAACCTTTGGTGACCACCACGGCCATGATGATGAACTGGAACCCagacaacacaaacacgctgcTGTTCTCCATGTTGGGCAGATTTTCTTGTCCAATCTTGGTTGTTGAATTGAGGGGAATATACCTGGAACACAAACCAAACCCCCATGTCAACATTTTCCCCCTTTGAATCCTGTGACGGTGCCTCTGCTGGAAGAGCTCCGCCCACCATTCCTGCGACATGGTCGTGAAGAGGGCGGCCAGTTGACCCGCCGCGATCATGCAGGTGTGCAGGAAGATGCTGCCCAAAACTGGGAGAGCCAGCAGGCTGGCCGGGGGTCTGCAGGCGTGCAGCTCCTGGCTGGGGCCTCCTCTCCCCATCAGGAGGGccagtgatgtcatcaggcAAATGTCCACGAAGAGGAACTGCAGGTCACCTAAATTTGTCTTCAACTGCACACAAAGCCAGGGGGGAATTACTTACACAATTCTCTTTAGCGATTcaagatttatttcatttttatgaaACAAATCAACAGTTTTTTAAGGAAAAAGCAAAATCCACGCCCGGTAGAAGCCAAACAAGACATTTCATTTTGTATCCGGATCCatgtcgcgggggcagcagcccagacagccctctccccggccacttccatcagctcctccgggggaacccccagccgctcccaagccaggcgagaggtGTAATCTCTCCACCAGGCCGGCCAGGATTTACTGCTAATTATTAAGTATGAAGTTAGCCATTATGGGCGTAGCAGGATATCAATAAACAAAGAGGCATGTAGTGTTTCttaatcagtaaaaaaaaagtacattCCAAGTTCTTTTGATCAGCTGTGACGCCATGACAGCATTTAAAGCACATTGACCTGGGTTTTCAGCTTATCATTAATATCATTAATAGTCCACGCAGTCCAATTTCCCATTTATTAGCAGATGATAGAGAACGAGTGAGTGTTTTCTGACGCAGCCCCAGTTTccttggtgaaagcagtttGGTCCCTGGGAGACAGCTCGAGAGTGTCCTGTAATAAACCCAAACTGGGCGATTGTTGGTGGGACAGGAGGTGCTGGAAGGCTGCACTTAAAGGACTGATCCTGACACCCCTGTGTGAGTCACAAAGGTGACGCGCGTCTTCAGCAGAACAATGAATCACTGTTCCTCCTGCCAGcttccaaagaagaaaaaaattgaCTTGAAGTGCAGTCGCACTGGATTTGACTGGCTTCTGGCAcaaaggaggaggggactgggtttttttttttggtcattacAGTTTTAGTCACAGCAAACTAGAAATCAAACGAGGCTATTAGGAGATTTGGCCGGTTCCTTTCCTCTTAAATGTTAAAATTTAGAAACAAAAGTACCCCAGAGGTGCAATCTGCTGCCTGAACCAGAGATTCTTTCTGCCCGGGAGTACAAAAAGGGAGAAACAACTAATAATATTTGCAATATTTCATGTTATTCTACATAAAACCGGTTTCCAGCTTTGCATATTTTCAGTCAGAAAGAAAGTCACAGGATAATTGCTTCAAACCGTTTAAATGGTAAACCCAGACAGAAGTGGGAGGCTGAAAACTGCATGAGGCAAAACAAATTCATCATCTTTTGTGAGGACCGGTTTTTATCGCgttc
This genomic window from Takifugu rubripes chromosome 3, fTakRub1.2, whole genome shotgun sequence contains:
- the szrd1 gene encoding SUZ RNA-binding domain-containing, with protein sequence MDEELAESWEEAADSGEMEKRLEEKLRISQKEKDSLHNSSASPLKTAMVIQDDSLPAAPPPKIRILKRPASNGSLGSPLSQNRPTPQVKSLAQREAEYAEARKRILGSACPEETPQDKANSDRSARNNSSLPSEDARSNNHHVRQPDGSQGIRQHR